Proteins encoded together in one Chaetodon auriga isolate fChaAug3 chromosome 20, fChaAug3.hap1, whole genome shotgun sequence window:
- the tmem101 gene encoding transmembrane protein 101 — translation MAAPSRKQTLRFLSQFGAFILTRFGFWNCFSMLMLFAERADSKRKPDIHVPYLYVDMGAAVLCASFMSFGVKRRWFAMAAAVQLAISTYASYIGEQVYYGDWLKVRMYSRALAIIGGFLVLASGAGEVYRQKARSRSLQSTGQVFLGVYLICMVYSLQHSKEDRQAYLNHIVGGEITLMLLEVLFGVLALAFLSGCYIRLAAQILATVLPLVILLIDGNLGYWHHTRKVEFWNQMKLIGHNVGIFGAVLILATDG, via the exons ATGGCAGCTCCCAGCAGGAAACAGACGTTAAGATTTCTCAGTCAGTTTGGAGCCTTTATTCTAACCCGGTTCGGATTTTGGAACTGCTTCAGCATGTTGATGCTGTTTGCGGAACGAGCGGACTCTAAAAG GAAGCCGGACATCCATGTACCGTACCTGTACGTGGACATGGGGGCCGCCGTGCTCTGCGCCAGCTTCATGTCGTTTGGGGTGAAGAGGAGGTGGTTCGCGATGGCCGCCGCCGTACAGCTGGCCATCAGCACTTACGCGTCGTACATTGGAGAACAGGTGTACTATGGAGACTGGCTTAAG GTACGAATGTACTCCAGAGCGCTGGCCATTATCGGAGGCTTCCTGGTGCTGGCCAGTGGAGCGGGGGAGGTGTACAGACAGAAGGCCCGCAGCAGATCCCTGCAGTCCACTGGGCAGGTTTTCCTGGGAGTCTACCTCATCTGCATG GTGTACTCCCTCCAGCACAGCAAAGAGGACCGGCAGGCCTACCTGAACCACATCGTGGGCGGAGAGATCACCctgatgctgctggaggtgCTGTTCGGGGTGCTGGCGCTGGCCTTCCTCTCCGGCTGTTACATCCGTCTGGCCGCGCAGATCCTGGCCACCGTCCTGCCGCTGGTCATCCTGCTCATCGACGGCAACCTGGGCTACTGGCACCACACGCGCAAGGTGGAGTTCTGGAACCAGATGAAGCTGATTGGACACAACGTGGGCATCTTCGGCGCCGTGCTGATCCTGGCCACCGACGGCTGA
- the gngt2b gene encoding guanine nucleotide-binding protein G(I)/G(S)/G(O) subunit gamma-T2b, whose amino-acid sequence MARDMSDKEILKMELEQLKKEVSTPRTPVGANCAETIAFVEGLLPNDPLIKGVPDDKNPYKGDKGGCIIT is encoded by the exons ATGGCTCGGGATATGTCAGATAAGGAAATCCTGAAAATGGAGCTGGAACAGTTGAAGAAGGAAGTTAGCACACCAAGAACACCT GTGGGTGCAAACTGCGCAGAAACCATCGCTTTTGTTGAGGGACTGTTACCAAATGACCCGCTGATTAAGGGCGTTCCTGATGACAAGAACCCCTACAAGGGAGACAAGGGAGGCTGTATAATAACATAG